The genomic stretch TTATAATTTGAATTTTTCGCTGGTCAACGACTGCAAGGATCAAGATTGTATCTTCAGGTAATTGTTTTTCGGTGAATAATTCTTTTCCTTTAATATCGATTGCTGAATCAATTTTTGGAAGGAAAACGATACGAAATACCTCAGGTAAATGCTGCATTTCCTTTTCAATGGATTCCTTTTTTTCCTTTGATAAATAATTCGCATCATCTTCAATCATTGACTTTTGCAATTGTTCTTCTGCAAAAACAGAATGACTTAAGAAAAATAAAGTCATCACAAATAAGATTATAAATTCAAGACGAATCAACATAACCTTCTTAAAAATCAATGTTTTCTTCCTTTCAGCCTTTCTGAATTTAATCTATCTTGATTATAACATAGGAAAGGCTGAATGAAAGGACTGAATCGATATGCCGACTTTCTTTATGAATGTGTTTTCTTTTTATTCAGTGTTTCTTTTTTTCTTAATATTATTTATAATTTTTCGGTAAATCTCGATTAAGTGTTCCAAATCCTGATCAGGTAATCCATCAAAATAGATTTTCATCATTTTTTGCCGTTCTTGACGTATTTCCTTAAGTAACTCTCTTCCTTTTTCACTAATTGTAAGATAAACGATCCGTCGATCTTGGTCAGAGCGAGTTCGTTTAGCTAAACCTTGAATAATGAGTTTATCCGAAAGACCAGTAATTGCGGGTACACTTACTCCCATGCTTTCAGCTAAATCGGAGATTTTTTGCCGATCTTGTTCTAATTGCTTCAGTACCCAGATTTGGCTTAAGGAAATTCCTTCTCTTAAACATCTATGTTTTTCCGAACTAATCAACTGATTCATTTCATAAAATAATTGTTCTAATTCACTGATTAAAGCCTCACTCAATCAGTTACCCTCCTAATATTTAAGTCACTTAAATATTTTAAGCGATAAAGATAAAAAACGCAAGAAGAAAAAAGGCAATAATACACCAAACTTTAGTCTTCATTGGGTATCTTTTTGTTCGTGAATCGTTTATTGATCCAATACCCTAAGTAAATAAAAGTACCAAATATTAGAATAAGGAAAACGAGACGTTTCGGGTGTTGTTTAAAGAAGATGATATCATGACCCATCATTGTTTCAAGAAAAACCATAGGCAACTTTCCTAAAAAGGTAGACCAAAAAAAAGAACGAAAGTCTAATGAAGATATTCCGCCAAAAAAATTCACAATACTTGATGGTAAAATAGGTATAAGTCTTCCCAATAAAAATATTAGAAAACCGTTATCCTTTATTTGATGTTCCATTTTTTTTAGTAAAGGATATTTTTTCGTTTGCTGTTTTGCAAATTCTTGTGCTATGTATCTAGAGAAGAAAAATGCGACAATCGCTCCGATAATAGCAAACAACCAGCTCATAAAAAAACCTTCCCATATTCCAAAGACAAGTGCATTGGCCCCTGCCAAAATAACAAAAGGTATAAATGGAAAAAAGGTTTGAATGAGGATCGCAATGAAACTAATCAACCAAGCAATCCATCCTAAGGATTTTAGATAATCAACCAACATCGTTAAATTTCCTTGCCTTAATATTTCCCCAAAATGTGTTTGAAAAATAACATAAAAAATAAAAAATACCACAATAATAATGAGCCCAATCTTTTTCACTGTGTTGCCTCCAAAGAAGAAGTTAATCGTATTGTAACACATCAATAACAAAGAAATATTCGTTTGAAATATTTTTTGCGAAGTGAACAAAAAATAACTCTTGGAGGTGAATCAATTGAGCAATAACAACCGCATACTCAATCCTAAGGCAAAGAATGCAATGGATCACCTAAAGTATGAGGTAGCCCATGATTTAGGATTAGACGACGATATTCAAGAACGTGGTTGGGAAAATATGACCACGAGGGAAGTCGGAAAGATAGGCGGAAATATGGTGAAACGTATGGTTTCCATGGCTGAAGAGCAAATGGCCAACCAACAGAATGCTCAAAAGTAACCTCTTAGGCACCCTATAAAATCGGGTGCCTTTTCTAAATTCATTTCTATTGAACTTTATCGATTTTAGGTTCATAATTATATACATTGCATTTCGATAGTGGAGGGGAATTTATGTCTTTTCAACGAAAGATCATAACGGTTGCCATCATGGTGGCAATGTTTTTAGCGGCTATGGAAGCGACAATCGTAAATGCAGCCATGCCGACAATAGTGGGAGCATTGGGTGGCTTTTCTTTATATAGTTGGGTCTTTTCCGCCTTTATGCTAACGAATACGACAACAGTTCCGATCTATGGCAAACTCGCTGATATGTACGGACGAAAAGTGATGTTTATCACCGCTGTCACTTTATTTGTCTTGGGATCTGCTTTAAGCGGACAAGCCAATACAATGGTTCAACTGGTTTTATTCAGGGGGATACAAGGATTGGGAGCAGGTGGCGTTTTACCATTAGCCTTAACCATTGCTGGCGATATGTTCCCGTTAGAACAGCGAGCAAAAGTTCAGGGACTTTTCTCTAGTGTTTGGGGATTATCTGCAATCATCGGTCCTTTTATTGGTGGATTTATTGTCGATCATTTTTCATGGAGATGGCTTTTTTATTTAAACTTACCGTTTGGAATACTTGTCGTGGTGTTAGTGGTCATGTTTTTACCAAAACAGACATCGACACAAAATCGATCTGCTTGGCGTTACTTTACTATCTACTGGAGTTGTTTCTCTATTGTACGGCACCCTTCTTGTGAGTCATTATGGGTGGGTAGATTTTCGAACAGATATTTTCTTCTTGATTGCAATGATTTTACTTATTCTCTTTGTCTTCGCTGAACGAAAAGTGAAAGAACCATTTATCCCCTTGTCTTTATTTAAAAACAAAATTATTGGTTCCAGTAACTTGACTGCCTTTTTAATGGGAATTGGAATGTTTGGCTCGATTCAATTTGTACCGCTTTATGTTCAAGGCGTGTTAGGCACAAGTGCAACACAAGCAGGTCTAAGTATTACTCCACAGGTGATTGGTTGGAGTGTATTTGCTTTTGTGGCGGGTCGTTTGATTCTAAAGTATGGGTATCGGGTTCCGATTTTACTTGGCGTTAGCTTAATGGCACTATCTGGTTTCATGCTTGCACAATTAGATGTAAACACGCCATATTGGTATGTTCTTCTTTCAATGTTTGTCCTAGGGACTAGTTTAGGATTATCGATGACAGCCTTTGCAGTAGCTGTACAAAGTGCGGTTACTTTTGAACAACGAGGGTTAGCAACATCCAGTCAAATGTTTATGAGAAGTATTGGTGCAACGTTTGGGGTTACCATTCTTGGTTCTGTGTTAACAATAAATATGCGGCCACAGATCGAAAACTTCATCAATCAAAATCAAGGAAAATTATCTCCTGAAATACTAACACAGATTGAACAGTCGCAAGGAATTTTTGAGGGTGAACAAGTTGCGATGATTCCAAAAGATGTTGTAGATCAAATGATGAACCTCTTAGCACACTCCATCCATAATACGATGTGGACCGCCTTTATCCTTACTTTCCTTGCATTCATCACTGCTTGGCTCTTTATACCTAAAGGAAGTGCTCAATCTTTGTCTGTCAATGAAAATTATGGAGAATCTTAGTATGATTTTTTCATCCAAAAAGAAGGATAGCATTTGCTATCCTTCTTTTATTCACTTATAGCATCATCCATTTTATAAATAGGTCTTATTATTCATAGTTATTTCTTAGATTTTTCGGATGAACTTTGTCCTGCAACATATCCCGTGACAAAGGCAACCGTAATATTATACCCTCCTGTATATCCATGAATATCTAAGATCTCACCACAAAAATAAAGTCCATTCATCAATTTTGATTCCATTGTCTTTGGATCGATCTCTTTAATCGATACACCCCCACCTGTTACAAAAGCTTGTTCTAGGGGTAAGGTTCCATTTACAGTGAACGTAAAGTGTTTGATCTTTTCCGCTAATTGGCGAATTTTTTCCTTTGCGAGATGGGTAAATGTTACATCATAGGGTATCCCTACTTCGTAAAGTAGAAAAAGAAGATAACGTTCTGGCATGTAGCCTTTCAAGACATTTTTTATCGCTTTTTTCGGTTCGGATTGTAGTCGATTCGTTAATTCCTGATGAACGACATCCATATTTTTATCGGGAAATAGATCGATTGCCATCGTTACTTTGTTTTTCTTTGATTTCTTTAACTCTTTCACCACAAACTGACTACAGCGCAAAGCAGCAGGGCCACTAATCCCAAAGTGGGTAAAGATCATATCCCAACGGTGACGGACGATCGTCTTTCCTTTTTCGTTCAAAACCGAAAGCTCAATATCTCTTAGTGATAAACCTTGTAATCTTTTTTCTTTTATGAAGAGTTCATCAGAAGTTATCGGAACTTCTGTGGGATACAATTCAGTTATCGTGTGGCCCGCTTTTTCTGCCCAGGCATAGCCATCTCCAGTTGAGCCTGTTTGAGGAACGGATTTACCTCCAACGGCTACGACTACTGCATTTGTAAGAATAACTTCTCCAGTTTCTAACTCGACACTTTTTACTTTTCCATCTTGATAATGAATGGTTTTAACCGGGGTATTGATTTTGATCATAACTTTTAAAGCTCTTAACTTATCGATTAAGGCATTCACCACGGATTGTGCTTTGTCGTTTACCGGGAACATCCGTCCACGATCTTCCTCTTTCAATGGAATACCTAACTCCTCAAAGAACGCAATAATATCTTCATTATTAAATTCCGAAAATGCACTGTATAAGAACCGTCCATTCCCAGGAATGTGCTTCACGAGATCCTCAATCGGCATGCGATTGGTGACATTGCAACGTCCACCACCTGAAATGGCTAATTTTCGTCCTAATTTATTCCCTTTTTCAAGAAGTAATACCTTTGCCCCTTCTTCGGCTGCCGCAACTGCTGCCATCAATCCAGAAGGGCCACCACCTATGACAATCACATCGTACATTTTACTTCCTACTTTCTATCCGATTCGCTTTTTTCGATCATCGCTTATTGATTCCTTTATCTCAAAGCTTTAGCTGTTTATTTTTGTTATAATTTATCTTGTTCAGATTAGCAATTTTTAATAGAGGTGAAATGCAAAATGATCTATCCATACAAAGATAAAAAGCCAGCAATTGCAAACAGCGCTTTTATCGCCGACTATGTCACGATTACGGGTGATGTCACCATTGGTGAACAATCAAGCATTTGGTTTCACACAGTCATCCGGGGTGATGTAGCACCAACAATCATTGGTAATCGAGTGAATATTCAAGATCACTCCGTCCTTCATCAAAGTCCCAATCTACCACTCATTATTGAAGATGATGTTACGATCGGACATCGTGTACTTCTTCATAGTGCAACGATTCGAAGAAGTGCCCTAATTGGTATGGGATCGATTATTTTGGACGGAGCTGAGATTGGGGAGGGAGCGATGATTGGTGCAGGAAGCCTTGTCCCACCCAGGAAGAAAATCCCACCATTTACATTAGCTTATGGACATCCTGTAAAAGTGATTCGACCACTAACGGAAGAAGAGAAAAAAGATATGGAACGGATTCGCAATGAATATGTAGAGAAAGGACAATATTATAAGTCGATTGCGACTGTTGATCCATTTTAACCTACTCCATAAATGAAGTAGGTTAAATCTTTTCCCATGTTGTTTCTAATAAACACAATGTAGTACCCTGACTGTCCACAATTTTATGGAGTGCAACCCATTTGTCACCAATCTCACTTATTTTTGTCAAAACTTGAACTTGTTCCCCATACTTTGCTTCTTTTTTGTACATCACTTTCATATGACGTAATTGGTGATCCATCACCATTTCGAGGGGTAACGTTTCAATCGCCCATTCCACGTATTTCACATTGTTGACATGTTTATTGGTATCAATGTCACTATAGCGAACAGAGAATTCTTTTTTATACTGACTTTCATTTAGTTCTTTTAGTTTCTCCATCTCATAGGTGTTGGGTTTATCGGGGTCTATCCCATAAACTTCATAGATTCTAGGTGGGATCTTGGTTAGTCTTCCTTTTTTCGTATCTAATAACACCCACCTGGTATAGGCATAGACCATTAACTCCCCCTCTTGATTCGTAATCTTAAATTCTCGATAAGCATTAAATTTTTCAAAAGCACAGGCATTGGTTGTAATCGTAACGGTTTGTCCAAATTGGGGATAGGCTTTAATCGATATATCCCATTGATAGAGTGACCAAGCTAAATGGTTTTCTTCCAAGAAATCTAAGCCAACTCCTGCCTGTTCACTTTGGTGTATTGCAATATCTTGAAGATAATTCATCAATGTGGTTGGTAAAGCTCTCCGTTTAAAATCAACTTCATAATAATGAACATTGTATTGTCTTTCTGTTATGACAGGATTCAAAACGATTCCCCCCTTTATCAACTATTTTATACTGATTTAACTACTATTGTAACAAAATGAAAACAAAGATGAGATTTTAACCTAAAAAAGTTTGTCTTTTGAATCTTGTTCTTTTACAATGAGGAATAGATTCCGAAACTGTATTCGATCGTTTACGTTTATTTAATGGATAAATGAATTTCAGTTGATTCTTACATAGGAGATGGACTTATATGAGTAATGACTCTCAGTTAGTCAGAGGGACGTTGCTTTTAACCTCGGCAACGATCATCTCGCGAATTCTTGGACTGATTTATTATTTTCCATTTTTATGGTTAGTAGGAACCAAAGGGGCTGCTTTATACGCTTATGCCTATAATCCCTATGCCATTCTATTAAGTATCTCAACAATGGGACTTCCACTTGCAGTTTCAAAGTTTGTTTCGAAATATAATGCCCTTGGCGATTATCGGACAGGCTACCGTCTATTCCGCTCAGGATTAGTCCTATTATCTTTAACAGGATTTCTCGCAGCTCTTGGTCTATATCTAATTGCCCCGATAATTGCACCTATGTTTATTAATGGGAGCGGTGGTGGAAGTGGAAACACACTTGAAGATGTGATTCTTGTCATTCGCTGGGTAAGCCCTGCCTTGTTACTCGTACCGATGATGAGCTTGGTGCGAGGATATTTTCAAGGTTTTCAATCGATGGGCCCAACAGCTGTTTCGCAGGTGATTGAGCAAATCGTTCGCATCGTATTCATATTAGCAACAAGCTTTTTCATTCTTAAAGTGATGCATGGATCCCTTGCCACTGCTGTTTCCTTAGCGACTTTTGCTGCATTTGTTGGAGCCATCGGGGGTATGGCGGTACTTATCTGGTATTGGCTAAAACGTCAAAAAGATATTAAACAAAAAATTGCAGAAAGTAAAAATGTTCAACTGATTTCATTACTTTCCATGTATAAAGAACTGATGTTATATGCCATTCCTTTTATCTTGGTCGGATTAGCTATCCCGATTTACCAGCAAATTGACACCTTTAATGTGAATAAAGCGCTGATGTCACTTGGTTATACGCTGGGTCAGGCTGAAGACATTTTCGCGATTTTAAATCAAACGTCACAAAAAGTGATCATGATTCCTGTATCCTTAGCAACTGCTCTTGGGCTAACGATCATTCCGGCCATTACTAGAACCTTTACTGCTGGGGATCAGGTGAAATTGCACAATCAAATCACCCAAACGTTTAATATTTTACTCTATCTCACACTCCCAGCTGCTGTAGGATTAGGGGTTCTTTCCTACCAAGTCTATGGTTCATTATATGCGATGAGTGAAGTTGATTTAGGAAGTTACTTATTGGCTTGGTATGCACCCACAACGATTTTTTACGCTTTATTTACAGTAACCGCTGCGATTCTGCAAGGGATCAATCGACAAAAGTTCGCTGTTTATGGTCTAATCGGCGGAATCTTATTAAAGATTGCTTTTAATTATGAATTTGTCCGTTGGTTTGGAGGAAAAGGCGCAATATTAAGTACTGATCTTGGCTATGGTTTTTCTATTTTCTTTAATTTATGGATCATTAAGAAATTTGCAGGATATTCCTATCGATCTGTCCTAAAAAATAGTTTCAGAATGCTCGTTCATTCCACCATCATGGGAATCGCCGTCTGGCTTGTAAAATGGACTTTCATTCTATGGCTACCAGGAGGGAAAGAACGTTTTCTTAATGCTGTTATCACTTTATTGGTAGGGCTTGTAGTTGGTATTGCAGTTTATTTATGGTTAGGCCTACGTTCCAACCTTGCTGTAGAAGTGCTCGGGAATCGTATTGGATTCTTAAAAAGAAAGAGAAATCCGAAGGCAGCATAACCATTGGATTTCATTCCATATTCTAAAAAAAGGAAACGGGTCGAATGAACGACTGACGTTTCCTTTTTTTATTTCATCACAAGAACTCTTATTTACTTTTCGAAATCTTTTGCGTACTTTAATACCTCATCTAAGATTTCTTCTCTCTTGCTGTCAATCGCTGCAAAATCCATGGCAGCTATATAGTAAGTTTCTAATTCGTCATGGAGACGCTTTGCTTCTTTAATATGATTCGTTCCAATGGTCATCTTGATTTTATAGCGTTGTTCTATATTTTCTAATTCTTTCGCTTTACCAATCTCCACTTGCGGATCGATGCAAAGTTCAAACATATCCACAACCTCATCTGTTGGCCTTGATGGATCAATGACATGGGGCGCTGTTCCATCTAGGATGGCTACACTTAATTTAGGAATAATCACCATATCTAGGCTATTGGGATCAAAAGAACATGGAAAATATTCAACGGATAATCCAAGAGATTCGGCGCATTTTCCAATCTTTTTCATCATCGTCGATTTCCCGCTGCCTGGTCTGCCTTTTACAATATACCGTTTTTCTATATCTTCAGTGATGTTCTCAATGAAATGAACTGCACCTTTTGGCGTGGCTGCGCCAAAGAATCTTCTTCGAATAATAGGTCTATCTTCTCGCTCAATATCTTCGGCAAAAATTTTGTTGATTAATTCTTCTGTGACCTCATTCGCCTTGTTAAAGTCCATCGCTTCTAAATAGATTTCTTCCCACTCGTCGTGAATCAATTTCGCTTTTGCAAACTGTTCATAAGCATGTTTGAAATTCTCAGAAATATCGTTAGTAAGCTTAATGATCCGTTTGCCATTCGCTCTTAATTTTTCTTTATCCCAAAATTCACCAAGATTAATGATTTCATCGACGACACCAGGGTATTTTGGATCCACCACATGTGGAGCTGTCCCATCGACCAAACCTAAGTGAATCTCAGGAAAAATCACCCCATCCAGGGAATTATTGTAAGATGAACAATGTAAAAATTCTACATTGTATCCTTTCTCCGCCATGGTTAAACCAATTTTTTTCATGAAAGTAGATTTTCCTGTACCAGGTCCACCTTTAATAATATATAAACGGTCTAAACCTTTTAATACATCATCAAATAATGAATAGAAACCAACATTGGTATTTCCGCCAGCATAATAATTTTTGATTGTCCCCATGTTTCTTCCTCCTACTCTTTATTCTTCCATTAGGTCATTCGCCTAATTTTAGTCTATGCACGAAGTAGGCAAAATGTTCCCAACATGGGGATTTTTAAGGTTCACCGAAACAAGTGAGAAAAACTTCCTATAGATTTTAAAGAATTCATTTTTTTCTTTTCTTCAATTAAAACCAGATTTGTCTATTTCACCTCATCATACCATAACTTATGATGATGCT from Tepidibacillus fermentans encodes the following:
- a CDS encoding TPM domain-containing protein, which produces MIFKKVMLIRLEFIILFVMTLFFLSHSVFAEEQLQKSMIEDDANYLSKEKKESIEKEMQHLPEVFRIVFLPKIDSAIDIKGKELFTEKQLPEDTILILAVVDQRKIQIITGEALQKKGLDDTFFQKEIEQYFVPGVKTGAMDQAFIQLTKGISKDIAAGIKVQDKKEKDSPKIPMPPQQVQGSKGKGEEWYPKYLWSIGLLLIAAMIWLIAKTRKKSS
- a CDS encoding MarR family winged helix-turn-helix transcriptional regulator — its product is MSEALISELEQLFYEMNQLISSEKHRCLREGISLSQIWVLKQLEQDRQKISDLAESMGVSVPAITGLSDKLIIQGLAKRTRSDQDRRIVYLTISEKGRELLKEIRQERQKMMKIYFDGLPDQDLEHLIEIYRKIINNIKKKRNTE
- a CDS encoding TVP38/TMEM64 family protein, with translation MKKIGLIIIVVFFIFYVIFQTHFGEILRQGNLTMLVDYLKSLGWIAWLISFIAILIQTFFPFIPFVILAGANALVFGIWEGFFMSWLFAIIGAIVAFFFSRYIAQEFAKQQTKKYPLLKKMEHQIKDNGFLIFLLGRLIPILPSSIVNFFGGISSLDFRSFFWSTFLGKLPMVFLETMMGHDIIFFKQHPKRLVFLILIFGTFIYLGYWINKRFTNKKIPNED
- a CDS encoding alpha/beta-type small acid-soluble spore protein, whose amino-acid sequence is MSNNNRILNPKAKNAMDHLKYEVAHDLGLDDDIQERGWENMTTREVGKIGGNMVKRMVSMAEEQMANQQNAQK
- a CDS encoding MFS transporter, with product MSFQRKIITVAIMVAMFLAAMEATIVNAAMPTIVGALGGFSLYSWVFSAFMLTNTTTVPIYGKLADMYGRKVMFITAVTLFVLGSALSGQANTMVQLVLFRGIQGLGAGGVLPLALTIAGDMFPLEQRAKVQGLFSSVWGLSAIIGPFIGGFIVDHFSWRWLFYLNLPFGILVVVLVVMFLPKQTSTQNRSAWRYFTIYWSCFSIVRHPSCESLWVGRFSNRYFLLDCNDFTYSLCLR
- a CDS encoding MFS transporter translates to MSHYGWVDFRTDIFFLIAMILLILFVFAERKVKEPFIPLSLFKNKIIGSSNLTAFLMGIGMFGSIQFVPLYVQGVLGTSATQAGLSITPQVIGWSVFAFVAGRLILKYGYRVPILLGVSLMALSGFMLAQLDVNTPYWYVLLSMFVLGTSLGLSMTAFAVAVQSAVTFEQRGLATSSQMFMRSIGATFGVTILGSVLTINMRPQIENFINQNQGKLSPEILTQIEQSQGIFEGEQVAMIPKDVVDQMMNLLAHSIHNTMWTAFILTFLAFITAWLFIPKGSAQSLSVNENYGES
- a CDS encoding NAD(P)/FAD-dependent oxidoreductase; amino-acid sequence: MYDVIVIGGGPSGLMAAVAAAEEGAKVLLLEKGNKLGRKLAISGGGRCNVTNRMPIEDLVKHIPGNGRFLYSAFSEFNNEDIIAFFEELGIPLKEEDRGRMFPVNDKAQSVVNALIDKLRALKVMIKINTPVKTIHYQDGKVKSVELETGEVILTNAVVVAVGGKSVPQTGSTGDGYAWAEKAGHTITELYPTEVPITSDELFIKEKRLQGLSLRDIELSVLNEKGKTIVRHRWDMIFTHFGISGPAALRCSQFVVKELKKSKKNKVTMAIDLFPDKNMDVVHQELTNRLQSEPKKAIKNVLKGYMPERYLLFLLYEVGIPYDVTFTHLAKEKIRQLAEKIKHFTFTVNGTLPLEQAFVTGGGVSIKEIDPKTMESKLMNGLYFCGEILDIHGYTGGYNITVAFVTGYVAGQSSSEKSKK
- a CDS encoding gamma carbonic anhydrase family protein, producing MIYPYKDKKPAIANSAFIADYVTITGDVTIGEQSSIWFHTVIRGDVAPTIIGNRVNIQDHSVLHQSPNLPLIIEDDVTIGHRVLLHSATIRRSALIGMGSIILDGAEIGEGAMIGAGSLVPPRKKIPPFTLAYGHPVKVIRPLTEEEKKDMERIRNEYVEKGQYYKSIATVDPF
- a CDS encoding acyl-[acyl-carrier-protein] thioesterase, with the protein product MNPVITERQYNVHYYEVDFKRRALPTTLMNYLQDIAIHQSEQAGVGLDFLEENHLAWSLYQWDISIKAYPQFGQTVTITTNACAFEKFNAYREFKITNQEGELMVYAYTRWVLLDTKKGRLTKIPPRIYEVYGIDPDKPNTYEMEKLKELNESQYKKEFSVRYSDIDTNKHVNNVKYVEWAIETLPLEMVMDHQLRHMKVMYKKEAKYGEQVQVLTKISEIGDKWVALHKIVDSQGTTLCLLETTWEKI
- a CDS encoding putative polysaccharide biosynthesis protein, yielding MSNDSQLVRGTLLLTSATIISRILGLIYYFPFLWLVGTKGAALYAYAYNPYAILLSISTMGLPLAVSKFVSKYNALGDYRTGYRLFRSGLVLLSLTGFLAALGLYLIAPIIAPMFINGSGGGSGNTLEDVILVIRWVSPALLLVPMMSLVRGYFQGFQSMGPTAVSQVIEQIVRIVFILATSFFILKVMHGSLATAVSLATFAAFVGAIGGMAVLIWYWLKRQKDIKQKIAESKNVQLISLLSMYKELMLYAIPFILVGLAIPIYQQIDTFNVNKALMSLGYTLGQAEDIFAILNQTSQKVIMIPVSLATALGLTIIPAITRTFTAGDQVKLHNQITQTFNILLYLTLPAAVGLGVLSYQVYGSLYAMSEVDLGSYLLAWYAPTTIFYALFTVTAAILQGINRQKFAVYGLIGGILLKIAFNYEFVRWFGGKGAILSTDLGYGFSIFFNLWIIKKFAGYSYRSVLKNSFRMLVHSTIMGIAVWLVKWTFILWLPGGKERFLNAVITLLVGLVVGIAVYLWLGLRSNLAVEVLGNRIGFLKRKRNPKAA
- a CDS encoding PRK06851 family protein codes for the protein MGTIKNYYAGGNTNVGFYSLFDDVLKGLDRLYIIKGGPGTGKSTFMKKIGLTMAEKGYNVEFLHCSSYNNSLDGVIFPEIHLGLVDGTAPHVVDPKYPGVVDEIINLGEFWDKEKLRANGKRIIKLTNDISENFKHAYEQFAKAKLIHDEWEEIYLEAMDFNKANEVTEELINKIFAEDIEREDRPIIRRRFFGAATPKGAVHFIENITEDIEKRYIVKGRPGSGKSTMMKKIGKCAESLGLSVEYFPCSFDPNSLDMVIIPKLSVAILDGTAPHVIDPSRPTDEVVDMFELCIDPQVEIGKAKELENIEQRYKIKMTIGTNHIKEAKRLHDELETYYIAAMDFAAIDSKREEILDEVLKYAKDFEK